CCGCGACAGCCTTCTTCTCAATATCCTGATGCTCGTCTATCCGCTCGATGGCGTGAAGAGCTGGCAGATGGGTGTCTGACCTTAACTCGCCCTTAATTCTTCGGCAAAGGTTAACCAAAACTTACACAGCAACAAGATATTGTTGTCGGCTCTATTGACATACGCAAGACTTAGTGCGAGGTCAAGAGTCGGCTATGAGCGAAGCACTTTATCAAACATCGCCACGATCGGATTCCGTTGCGTCGATCCTTCAACCAAATTTCTGGAGTGCCTCGGCGTTCATCATCGTTCTGACGACCGCCTGGCTCGTCGGGTCCGGCGGTGAGGTCTGGGGCGAGACGAACCTCTACTGGCCGCTCTCGGCCGAGGTCTGGAGCAGGCAAAACTCGCAGCACCCGATCGACCCCTACACGCTGACGCACATGCTCCACGGGGTCTTGTGCTTCTGGCTGATAACGCTGATGCTACCTAAGTTGCCGGTTCGCCGGCAATTTTTTTTGGCTGTTCTTTTTGCGTGCGGTTGGGAAGTGGTCGAAAACTCGTCGTTTGTGATCGACCGTTACCGGATGGTCACGGCCTCGGCCGATTACGTCGGCGATGCGGTCGTGAATTCCTTTGTCGATATTCTGGCGTGTGGTGCGGGGTTCTTCTTCGCCCGGGCGGTTGGGTTCGGCTTCTCGTTCGCCGTGTTCGTTGCCGTCGAGATACTGATGATCTTTTGGATCAAAGACAATCTTCTCTTGAATATCCTAATGATCGTCTATCCGCTCGATGGCGTTAAGACCTGGCAGGTCGGCCTCTAAACCGAAGTTCCCAAACAGAACGGCCGACTATCTCTCCCCGCGGGCAGCTTCGACCTGCGTTTCGATCGCAACGGCGAGCTTTCGCGAACCCGGCTGGTCAAATGTCTCGATCCAGCGAAGCGATTCATCCAAAACCCTTAGCTGATATTCGCGCCAGCCGGCCTGGCCCGCAACCGACCCGATCTCGCCTGTGTAGTAGGCGACCCTCGGTGCCCGGACCTTCTCGGTCAGTTTCCGATCAACGGAAAGAAGCATTGTCGGGATGCCGCTCAGCCTCGATGCCGCGGGCGAGTACGCCGAGCGTTTGATGGCAAAGCGGCGAAGCCGGAATAAGCAGAGCCGCCTGAACCTGATAACGATGGAGCCGTTCGGCAAGCCGCGGTGCCATTTCATCGGCGACCCGCACGGCGTTCGGTATCCACGGGCTGATGCTCCACCAGACCGGATTGAGGCTTCCGATGACGCTGTTCGCGTCGTATTCGTTCAGCCGGTCGATCGGTATCTGGGCATTACGGTCGAGCTGAACCGCCTTCGGGTCGTATCCCTTGGCCGCGAACCGCATATCCTCGGCCGCCACTTCCTTCGGAAATTCACGAAACTCAAGATCGCCGTCCTTTGCATCAAGGTCGAAAGGCTCCATGCCCTCGATGTATGCCCCGGCCGAGGAGATCAGCGCAAGATTGAGCATCGGCAGAGCCCTGCGGACCGGAACGAATGGTGCGGCCTGGTTCTCCACATACGTATAACCCCGGAGTTCCTCGTTGGGCGACCAGCGGGCGAACATCGATTCAAAAAAATCGGCGTTTTCAATGAGTTCCATATTTTCCTAGACCTTAAAGTCCTTGAGCGGATCGAAATCGACCACGTTGTCTTTCTTTTTCGCGCTAAATTTTCGGTTGGCGATGATAAAAAACACTATCAAGGCCGCGGCCATCGCCGCCATCAGGACCCAGACCGAATATTCGTGCATCTGGTTGAACTGCACGCGGAGCGGGTCATCCGCGGCGACCTGATCGATCGGCTTGCCCATCTCGTTGCGAAGCAGGACGAGCCACCAGCCGATAACGAACTGCCCGATCGCTGTTGCGGCGGCCAGAACAAGAAGGACGATGCGTTCCGTCCAGAGCCAGAAGCGGTTGACCGTCGCCTGCCCGATCAGTGATGTTGCGAGCAGGATCAACGCGATCGCAAGTCCGCCGTAGTTGACTATCGCCAGCGTCCGGTTGACCATCGCCCCGGCAAGCTCACGTTCCGGCAGCACCGCGAATGCGCTCTGCGCGACAAAGATGAAAAACACCGCCGCACCAAGCCAGAGAGCGGTCAAAAGCAGGCGAATATCCGAGACGAACTTCATTCCATTAAACTAGCACAGCGAAACGGTATTATCTCGATTTTCCTTTGAAAGGGCAAAAGCCGTTCGCCGCTATCAGAAAAGTCTTTTCAGATTCTCGGCCGCTTTTAACCCCATCAATTCGGCGGCCGAAACGTCGCCGAAATGAGCGGCCGCCTTTTTGTAGAAGGCCGTTCTCGCACGGAGCCCGAGCGATTTGCCGGCGGCGTATTTCAAACCAAAGTCCCGGCCTCCCTCGGCATTTGATGAGTGCTGGCGGTAAAGCACCGTCGGCTCGCTGATGTAGCCGATCTTGCCATGCTTTGCCGCGTTAACGGCGACCCAATGGTCGTGCATCATCTCGGGGAGAGCGAAAGGAAGTGCGGCACGGGCCGCCGCCCGATTGGCGAGGATGGTACAGCCCGTAACGACATTCTGCGCCAGCAGCCGTTTCCAATCCTGCGAGATCTCCGGCCGCAGCCGCTGATAATGCCAGAGCGAATCGTCGATGGCCTCAAGCGGCTCGTTCACAACCTTGAGATCGGTAAAAACGAGTAGCGGTGTGTTCGGGTCCGACGACCCCTCAAGCTTCTTTATCGCTTCAAGTGAACGCTCGATCTTATCCGGCAGCCAAACGTCGTCCTGGTCAGAGAACATAAAATACTGGCCGTCGCTCGCCGCAAGCAGCCGCATAAAAGATCGCCGGAGGCCGAGATTGCCGTCGTCGTCCCGAAGCAGCGTGACGCGGCCGTCCTCGCGGCAAAACTCCTCGGTAATCGAAACGCTTCGATCCGTCGAACCGTCGTCGCGGACAATTAGCCGAAACTCGGCAAAGCTCTGATCGAGTATCGACCGGACCTGTTCGCCAAGGTATCGCTCGCCGTTAAATGTTGACATCAGTATGTCGATCATCCGCCGTCAGGATATGCCAACAGGTTTCGGTTTCCCAAACTTTCGCGATACGATTCTTTTTTTGCCCTCGCTCGGCCATTCTATGCGCATCGCTATACTCGGCACCCGCGGAATACCGGCAAACTATGGCGGCTTTGAGACATTTGCCGAGCAGCTTGCCACCCGGCTCGTCGCCCGCGGCCATGAGGTGACCGTCTATTGCCGTTCGCACCACGTTCCAAAAGCGATGAAGGAGCACCGCGGCGTACGCCTCGTCGTCCTCCCGACGCTCAAGCATAAATATCTGGACACGGTCGTGCACACCTATCTTTCGGTGATGCACGCGATCTTTCAGCGGTTCGATGCCGTTCTGATCTGCAATGCCGCAAACGCCATCTTCATCCCGAAATTGACGTGGACCGGAACTCCGGTCGCGATCAATGTCGATGGCCTTGAGCGGAAGCGGAAAAAGTGGAACAAGCTCGGGCAGCTTTACTATGCACTCGGCGAGCGGGCGTCGGTCTGGTTTGCGACCGAGGTCGTGACCGATGCGAAGGCGATCTACGATTATTACCTCGCCGAATACGGCGTTGATTCGACGATGATCGCTTATGGAGCCGACGTCGAGCGAAAGCTGGACGAATACGCGATCAGCGAGTTTGGCGTCGAGCCCGAGGATTACTTTCTCTATGTCTCGCGGCTTGAGCCTGAGAACAACGCGGCGATGGTGATCGAGGCATTTCGACGGACCGAGACTGAGCGAAAGCTTGTCATTGTCGGCGATGCGCCCTATGCCGAGGACTACAAAAAGCACCTTCGCGAACTCGCCGCCGACGACCCGCGGATCATCTTCACCGGTTTCGTTTTTGGTTCGGGCTACAAATCCCTCCAGCAAAACGCCTACGTTTACATCCACGCGACCGAGGTCGGCGGAACGCACCCGGCGTTGATCGAGGCGATGGGATACGGAAACTGCGTTCTTGCATATTCGACGGTTGAGAATATTGAGGTCGTCGGCGACGCGGCTTTGACCTTCAGCACTCTCGATGAGCTTTCGGAACGAATCAGCGAACTCGACGCCGATGCTGCAAAGGCCGCGGAGTACAGGGCAAAGGCGCAGCAACGCGTCGAGGCCGCATATAGCTGGGACTCGATCACCGACCGTTACGAAGCACTCTTCGAAAAGCTCGCCGTGAGGAAATGATCAGCCGGATAAAAAAGGCTTTGCGGACCATTCGGCGGGAAGGTATCTCGGCCGGCTATTCGGCCTTTCTCCGGCAGATCGACAAGGGCCGCCGCGACCGCGAATACCGTGGCTGGGCCGAGCGGTACGACACGCTCGACGATGCTGGCCGCGAACGGCTTCGCAAGATCGCCGCCGAACTGGACGCCCCGCCGCTGATCTCCGTGCTTATGCCGGTCTATAACGTCGAGGAGCGTTTTCTGCGCGAGGCGATCGGCTCCGTTCGGGCTCAGATCTACGAAAATTGGGAGCTTTGCATCGCCGATGACGCTTCGACCGAGCCGCACGTTCGCCGGGTTCTCGAAGAGCTTGCCGCACAGGATGCCCGCATTCGCGTCGCCTTTCGCGAAAAGAATGGCCACATTTCCGCTGCTTCGAACACGGCGCTAGAAATGGTCCGCGGCGATTTCACCGCCTTGATGGACCACGACGACCTTCTCGCTGAGGACGCTCTTTTGCAGGCGGCACGCGTCATCACCTCGCGGCCCGATGCAAACCTGATCTATAGCGACGAGGACAAGATCGACTCAAACGGCGTGCGGTTCCAGCCGATGTTCAAGCCCGACTGGAGCCCCGAGCTGATGCGTTCGCTCAATCTGATCACGCACCTATGCGTCTTTCGGACCGAGGTCCTGCGGGCGATCGGCGGCTTTCGCACGGGGTTTGAGGGTAGCCAGGATTACGACCTCTCGCTCCGCTTTATTGACAGCATCTCGCCCGCAACCATCGTCCACATCCCGCATGTGCTTTATCATTGGCGGGCGATCCCGGGTTCGGTCGCGCTCGATAGCGGCGAGAAGACCTATGCCCACGAGCGGGCGCGAACCGCGCTGACCGAGCACTATCGGCGCAGCGGCATCGCGGCCCGTGCCGTCCGCGGCCGCGGCGAGCTGCACCGGCCGGAGTTCCTCGGCGAGCCGCCGAGGGTTTCGGTAATCCATTGGGGTGAAGGAAAATCTGAGATCGACCTCCGAGGCGCTCATGAGGTTCGCGAAACGGCCGGCAACGTCGCTGCGATTGCCCGCGAAGCCGCCGATGCCTCGGGAGAAGTTCTGGTGTTTCTGCACCGCAATACCGACAAGCTTTCGCGGGACGGTTTTAGCGAACTCGCCTTTCGGGCGGCGATCGGCGGCGTCGGCTGCGTCGGGCCGAAGTTGCTCGACGCCAACGGACGGATCGCGGACGCGGGCTTTGCGTTCGGGATAATGAACGGCATCGGCCGGCCGCATCGCGGCTTGCGGCGAGATGACCTCGGGCCGTTCGTCGGCCTGGCGGTTGACCGTAATGTTCTTGCCGTTTCATTGGTGGCGATGGCGGTCGAGCGGAAGGCATTCATTGAAGCTGGCGGATTCGACGAGAGTCTTGGCGACCAGTTCGCTGCGGGCATCGACCTTTGCCTGCGGCTTCACGAAGCGGGAAAGCGAAACGTCTGGACGCCCTGGGCCGAGGCGACGTCTGCCGTTGCGTCGAATGAGCTCGATGAAACCGTGATCAACGAACTCCGTGCCCGATGGCAGAAGTATTTTGAACGCGATCCGTATTACAATCCGAACCTGACGGCCGAAGGCGAAGATCTGCGGTTTGCCGTGCCGCCGCGAATATCGAGATATTGAAGAGATAAGAAGACGCTGAAAGAGGAAACAACGACAACCGAAACGCCCCGGAAAGTTCCGGCATTTGTGATGCCGCTTGTCACCGTGCTCATCGGTGCGGCCGATGCCGCCTTGGCCGGCGGAGCTCTTATTGCCGCTTTCGTTGTTCGCGAAGGTGCGCCCGTTCTCTCGGAAACGGCCTGGGCCTGGTCGCAGGAGTTCGTGCCCTACGCCGGCGTTTTTTGGTTTGCGATGTTCGTCCGCGTCGCGCTTCTTGCCTACGAGGGCGTCTATCGGTTCAAGGGCGCGTTTTCGTATTCGCGGGAGGCGGCAAAGGTCGTCAAGGCCGTCGCCGTCGGGTCGCTGCTGATCGTCGCCTGGGCGTTCCTTTTCCGCGGTGGCTATGCCTTTCGTGAGTTCTCGTATTCGAGGGCCGTTTTTCTGCTTGACTTCGCTATCGCCCTTGCGCTTTTTACCGCGTTCCATTTGCTCATTCGCTGGGCACAGGCGACGATCAGAAGCCGCGGTGTGAACCTGCTTCCGACGCTGATCGTCGGAATGAATGCCGAGACCGCAAATACCATCGCCGAACTCCGCGATCGGCTCGGGCTCGGTTATCGGGTCGCAGGCGTTGTTGCGACCGAAGAGACGGCTGAATGCGAGTTCGCCGGAGTCCCGATCGTCGGCAGCTTTGATGATCTGCCCGAGCTCATTCGCCGCTACGGCATTCAGGAAGTGATCATCACCGAGCCCGCCATTGGCAGCGAGCGGCTGTTTGATTCGATGATGGAGGTCGGCCGCGACCACCGCGTTGAGTTTCGGTTTGCTCCGAAGCTTTTCGACCTTCTTCCGCAGAAAACAGCGGTCGAGCAGATCGGCGTTTTGCCGATGGTCCGGCTATTTCGCGAGCCTCTCTCAGATGCCGGAAGGCTGGTCAAACGCGTATCGGACATCATTATCTCACTCGCCGCGATCGTCGTTCTCTCGCCGGTTCTCGCCTTCGTCGCCCTTGCCGTCCGGCGAAGCTCGAGCGGGCCGATATTCTTCCGCCAAGAGCGCGTCGGGATGGACGGCCGCGTGTTTCTTTGCTTAAAGTTTCGGACGATGTTTGCCGATTCTGATGAAGAGATCCACCGCGAGGCCTACCGCAAGAACATTTCCGGCGAGGCGGCGGGCGAGGTCTTTGGCAAGGTCGCGAATGATCCGCGGATCACACCTGCAGGCCGTTCGATAAGGCGTTGGAGCCTCGATGAATTGCCGCAGCTTTTCAACGTGGTCCGCGGCGAGATGAGCATCGTCGGGCCGCGGCCGCCGATACCCTACGAGGTCGAGGAATACGACATCCGCCACCGCAAACGGCTCGATATGAAGCCGGGCATCACCGGGCTCTGGCAGGTCTCCGGCCGCAATCGGCTGACCTTTGAAGAAATGGTGGCGCTTGATATTTTCTACATCGAGAACTGGTCGGTCTGGCTC
This window of the Acidobacteriota bacterium genome carries:
- a CDS encoding DUF2585 family protein; its protein translation is MSEALYQTSPRSDSVASILQPNFWSASAFIIVLTTAWLVGSGGEVWGETNLYWPLSAEVWSRQNSQHPIDPYTLTHMLHGVLCFWLITLMLPKLPVRRQFFLAVLFACGWEVVENSSFVIDRYRMVTASADYVGDAVVNSFVDILACGAGFFFARAVGFGFSFAVFVAVEILMIFWIKDNLLLNILMIVYPLDGVKTWQVGL
- a CDS encoding DUF4149 domain-containing protein; protein product: MKFVSDIRLLLTALWLGAAVFFIFVAQSAFAVLPERELAGAMVNRTLAIVNYGGLAIALILLATSLIGQATVNRFWLWTERIVLLVLAAATAIGQFVIGWWLVLLRNEMGKPIDQVAADDPLRVQFNQMHEYSVWVLMAAMAAALIVFFIIANRKFSAKKKDNVVDFDPLKDFKV
- a CDS encoding glycosyltransferase family 2 protein, which encodes MSTFNGERYLGEQVRSILDQSFAEFRLIVRDDGSTDRSVSITEEFCREDGRVTLLRDDDGNLGLRRSFMRLLAASDGQYFMFSDQDDVWLPDKIERSLEAIKKLEGSSDPNTPLLVFTDLKVVNEPLEAIDDSLWHYQRLRPEISQDWKRLLAQNVVTGCTILANRAAARAALPFALPEMMHDHWVAVNAAKHGKIGYISEPTVLYRQHSSNAEGGRDFGLKYAAGKSLGLRARTAFYKKAAAHFGDVSAAELMGLKAAENLKRLF
- a CDS encoding DUF1972 domain-containing protein, with amino-acid sequence MRIAILGTRGIPANYGGFETFAEQLATRLVARGHEVTVYCRSHHVPKAMKEHRGVRLVVLPTLKHKYLDTVVHTYLSVMHAIFQRFDAVLICNAANAIFIPKLTWTGTPVAINVDGLERKRKKWNKLGQLYYALGERASVWFATEVVTDAKAIYDYYLAEYGVDSTMIAYGADVERKLDEYAISEFGVEPEDYFLYVSRLEPENNAAMVIEAFRRTETERKLVIVGDAPYAEDYKKHLRELAADDPRIIFTGFVFGSGYKSLQQNAYVYIHATEVGGTHPALIEAMGYGNCVLAYSTVENIEVVGDAALTFSTLDELSERISELDADAAKAAEYRAKAQQRVEAAYSWDSITDRYEALFEKLAVRK
- a CDS encoding glycosyltransferase — encoded protein: MISRIKKALRTIRREGISAGYSAFLRQIDKGRRDREYRGWAERYDTLDDAGRERLRKIAAELDAPPLISVLMPVYNVEERFLREAIGSVRAQIYENWELCIADDASTEPHVRRVLEELAAQDARIRVAFREKNGHISAASNTALEMVRGDFTALMDHDDLLAEDALLQAARVITSRPDANLIYSDEDKIDSNGVRFQPMFKPDWSPELMRSLNLITHLCVFRTEVLRAIGGFRTGFEGSQDYDLSLRFIDSISPATIVHIPHVLYHWRAIPGSVALDSGEKTYAHERARTALTEHYRRSGIAARAVRGRGELHRPEFLGEPPRVSVIHWGEGKSEIDLRGAHEVRETAGNVAAIAREAADASGEVLVFLHRNTDKLSRDGFSELAFRAAIGGVGCVGPKLLDANGRIADAGFAFGIMNGIGRPHRGLRRDDLGPFVGLAVDRNVLAVSLVAMAVERKAFIEAGGFDESLGDQFAAGIDLCLRLHEAGKRNVWTPWAEATSAVASNELDETVINELRARWQKYFERDPYYNPNLTAEGEDLRFAVPPRISRY
- a CDS encoding sugar transferase → MPLVTVLIGAADAALAGGALIAAFVVREGAPVLSETAWAWSQEFVPYAGVFWFAMFVRVALLAYEGVYRFKGAFSYSREAAKVVKAVAVGSLLIVAWAFLFRGGYAFREFSYSRAVFLLDFAIALALFTAFHLLIRWAQATIRSRGVNLLPTLIVGMNAETANTIAELRDRLGLGYRVAGVVATEETAECEFAGVPIVGSFDDLPELIRRYGIQEVIITEPAIGSERLFDSMMEVGRDHRVEFRFAPKLFDLLPQKTAVEQIGVLPMVRLFREPLSDAGRLVKRVSDIIISLAAIVVLSPVLAFVALAVRRSSSGPIFFRQERVGMDGRVFLCLKFRTMFADSDEEIHREAYRKNISGEAAGEVFGKVANDPRITPAGRSIRRWSLDELPQLFNVVRGEMSIVGPRPPIPYEVEEYDIRHRKRLDMKPGITGLWQVSGRNRLTFEEMVALDIFYIENWSVWLDLKIIFLTLPAIFRGDGERTEQ